One genomic segment of Acidobacteriota bacterium includes these proteins:
- a CDS encoding type II toxin-antitoxin system HicB family antitoxin has product MKKYLIVIERTSTGYSAYSPDVPGCASTGATRAEVERNFQEALEFHLEGMQLEGYALPEPSSSSAYIEIAA; this is encoded by the coding sequence ATGAAGAAGTATTTGATCGTCATCGAAAGGACCAGCACCGGCTATTCGGCTTATTCGCCAGACGTGCCGGGATGCGCTTCGACGGGCGCCACGCGCGCTGAGGTTGAGCGTAACTTTCAAGAGGCGCTGGAATTTCATCTGGAAGGGATGCAATTGGAAGGTTATGCGCTTCCAGAACCAAGCAGCTCTTCCGCTTATATCGAAATCGCCGCGTGA
- a CDS encoding type II toxin-antitoxin system HicA family toxin → MKVREVIRLIEQDGWYWVRTRGSHHQYKHPAKSGLVTIPGKPGDELAPGTLNNILKQAGLKV, encoded by the coding sequence ATGAAAGTACGAGAGGTGATAAGACTGATTGAGCAGGATGGCTGGTATTGGGTAAGAACCAGAGGTAGTCATCACCAATACAAACATCCGGCAAAATCAGGCTTGGTCACGATTCCCGGCAAGCCTGGTGATGAACTCGCGCCAGGCACATTGAACAACATTCTCAAACAGGCAGGATTGAAAGTATGA
- a CDS encoding type II toxin-antitoxin system RelE/ParE family toxin, with translation MFDGQPKQVEVHDGEAFEKWRESLPYTTQRLLNKRLVRLEAGNPGKPEIGWKALGDGVYELKIDDGVGYRVYFAFSGVHIILLLFGGAKPKQNADIQAAKKLWAEIQSTSC, from the coding sequence ATGTTTGATGGTCAGCCAAAACAAGTGGAGGTGCATGATGGCGAGGCTTTCGAGAAATGGCGCGAATCGCTGCCCTACACGACGCAACGCTTATTGAATAAGCGTCTGGTGCGCTTGGAAGCGGGAAACCCCGGCAAGCCTGAAATCGGCTGGAAAGCGCTAGGTGATGGCGTCTACGAATTGAAAATTGATGATGGCGTCGGCTACCGCGTGTACTTCGCCTTCAGCGGAGTACACATCATCCTGTTACTGTTTGGCGGCGCGAAGCCGAAGCAAAATGCAGACATTCAAGCAGCTAAAAAGCTGTGGGCTGAAATTCAATCAACGTCATGCTAA